The nucleotide sequence AAATGTAATTTTTTGCGTTTTATCTTTGTTTATCTTTGTCAAAGGTTTAATAAACTTTGACAAAGATTTTTTATTAAGTCTGTAATTTATTCGTACGAATCTACAGTGATGTAAAAAGGGAAATTCATAGGGATTTTTTGCCAATCGTCGAATTCAGAATCCTTAAAAACAAAAGTATTTGCTGTAGCAAAACCTACATTGGTTAAAAGATAATTTTTTTGGTCTTTATTTATTTCTACTTTTAATGTTTTAAAAATTGCCGCTACTTTTTTATGCCCATCAATGTAAATATCTAAGTCATTAACATTTACAATAATCCAACCTTTACTTTTATTTGTAACAATAAAATGAATATCTGCATGTGGAATGCGTTTGGTTGGCTTGCCGTTTTCAACTTCAAAAAATTCTATTCCATAAATTGCTTTTTTAAAATCTATTCCTGTTAAATACCAATGAATCTCTTTGATTTTCTTTAATTTATTGTTGGTGTTTAAAATCATCCCGAATTTTAATCCCGAATCTTTGTTGTTTTCATTGTAACTTCTAAAAGATCCTTTTATATTTCCCGAACCTTCGTTAGTTCTACCATAAATTCGTTCTTTAATTTTGGCGTTTGCCGGCGGAATAATGATTTCGCGTAATATTTCGGAAGAAGGGGTAAGGCTGATATTGTAAATATTGGTGGTATTTTGTAGCGTAATTTCCTTTTGTTCAAACCCAAATTGTTCGACAATTACTTTAAGCGGTAGTTTGTATTGTTCGGTATCAATGACAAATTTTCCTTTTTCATCGGTAACAAAACTCTTTTTGTAATCTGGCAGTAAAATGGTGGCGAATTCAATGTTTTCTTTTGATTCTTGATTAGAAAGCTGAAGGGTAACTTGTGCTTGAACAAAGCTTGATACTGTTACAAAGAAAAAAAGTATAGAGTTTTTCATAAAATAGATTTTATCAAAAATAAAAAAACCGATGAGTAAATCTCATCGGTTTAAAATACATTTAACAAAAACTAGTTGTTGTCTTCTTTTTTGTCGTTAGAAGGTTTGTTTTCGTTGTTTCTGTTTTGTGGTTTACCTTC is from Flavobacterium dauae and encodes:
- a CDS encoding carboxypeptidase-like regulatory domain-containing protein encodes the protein MKNSILFFFVTVSSFVQAQVTLQLSNQESKENIEFATILLPDYKKSFVTDEKGKFVIDTEQYKLPLKVIVEQFGFEQKEITLQNTTNIYNISLTPSSEILREIIIPPANAKIKERIYGRTNEGSGNIKGSFRSYNENNKDSGLKFGMILNTNNKLKKIKEIHWYLTGIDFKKAIYGIEFFEVENGKPTKRIPHADIHFIVTNKSKGWIIVNVNDLDIYIDGHKKVAAIFKTLKVEINKDQKNYLLTNVGFATANTFVFKDSEFDDWQKIPMNFPFYITVDSYE